In the Enterococcus saigonensis genome, one interval contains:
- the sufB gene encoding Fe-S cluster assembly protein SufB, which translates to MGVPELEEYKFGFHDDVKPVFSTGEGLTEEVVREISAVKGEPEWMLDFRLKSLAAFNKMPMQKWGPDLSDIDFNKIKYYQKASDKPARDWDDVPDKIKDTFEKIGIPEAERAYLAGASAQYESEVVYHNMKEEFEKLGIIFTDTDSALKEYPELFKEYFAQLVPPTDNKLAALNSAVWSGGTFIYVPKGVRVDTPLQTYFRINAENTGQFERTLIIVDEGASVHYVEGCTAPTYSSNSLHAAIVEIFTRKDAYCRYTTIQNWSDNVYNLVTKRAKAYEGATVEWIDGNLGAKTTMKYPSVYLDGEGARGTMLSIAFAGAKQIQDTGAKMIHNAPNTSSSIVSKSISKDGGEVNYRGQVIFGKKSSGSASHIECDTIIMDELSKSDTIPFNEIHNSQVSLEHEAKVSKISEEQLYYLMSRGLSESEATEMIVMGFVEPFTKELPMEYAVELNRLISYEMEGSVG; encoded by the coding sequence ATGGGCGTTCCTGAATTAGAAGAATATAAATTTGGCTTCCATGATGATGTCAAACCTGTCTTTAGTACCGGTGAAGGTCTAACCGAAGAAGTTGTCCGGGAAATTTCAGCCGTTAAAGGTGAACCAGAATGGATGCTAGATTTTCGCTTGAAGTCACTGGCAGCATTTAACAAAATGCCAATGCAAAAATGGGGTCCAGACCTTTCTGACATCGACTTTAACAAAATTAAATATTATCAAAAAGCCAGTGACAAACCAGCTCGTGATTGGGATGATGTTCCTGATAAAATTAAAGATACTTTTGAGAAGATTGGGATTCCAGAAGCAGAACGAGCTTACTTGGCTGGGGCTTCTGCTCAATATGAATCAGAAGTGGTTTACCATAACATGAAAGAAGAATTTGAAAAATTGGGGATTATTTTTACCGATACTGATTCAGCTTTAAAAGAATACCCTGAACTTTTCAAAGAATATTTTGCGCAATTGGTACCACCCACAGATAACAAATTAGCTGCCTTGAACTCTGCTGTCTGGTCAGGTGGGACATTTATTTATGTACCAAAAGGCGTTCGTGTGGATACGCCATTGCAAACGTATTTCCGGATTAATGCTGAAAATACGGGACAATTTGAACGAACATTAATTATCGTTGATGAAGGCGCTAGCGTTCACTATGTTGAAGGCTGTACCGCACCTACTTATTCCAGCAACAGTTTACACGCAGCAATTGTGGAAATTTTCACCAGAAAAGATGCCTACTGCCGTTATACTACTATTCAAAATTGGTCGGATAATGTCTATAACTTGGTAACAAAACGTGCGAAAGCCTATGAAGGTGCAACAGTAGAATGGATTGACGGAAACTTAGGTGCAAAAACCACAATGAAATATCCAAGTGTGTATTTAGACGGAGAAGGTGCTCGCGGTACCATGCTGTCTATTGCTTTTGCCGGAGCCAAACAAATCCAAGATACCGGTGCTAAAATGATTCATAATGCTCCCAATACTTCAAGTTCAATTGTTTCGAAATCTATTTCAAAAGATGGCGGTGAAGTAAACTATCGCGGACAAGTCATCTTTGGTAAGAAAAGTAGTGGTTCTGCTTCTCATATCGAATGTGATACGATTATTATGGATGAACTATCAAAATCAGACACCATTCCGTTTAATGAAATTCACAATAGCCAAGTGTCACTTGAACACGAAGCCAAAGTTTCTAAGATTTCTGAAGAACAACTTTACTATTTAATGAGTCGAGGACTATCAGAATCAGAAGCTACTGAAATGATTGTCATGGGCTTTGTCGAACCATTCACTAAAGAGCTTCCAATGGAATACGCCGTTGAACTAAATCGTTTGATTAGTTATGAAATGGAAGGGTCTGTGGGGTAA
- the sufU gene encoding Fe-S cluster assembly sulfur transfer protein SufU — MALSRLDNLYRQVILDHSSHPHHRGTLGKSNVTIEMNNPTCGDVIHLEVEVNNGIISDIAFDGSGCSISTASASMMTDAVIGKPLTEVGNMEKMFSDLVQGKDVPDAEKLGDAAMLSGVAKFPTRIKCATLAWKALEKAVVETSSGIAETSSIHPHEEDFLGDNK; from the coding sequence ATGGCACTATCTAGACTAGATAATTTATATCGCCAAGTCATTTTAGATCATTCCAGCCATCCTCATCATAGAGGAACGCTGGGAAAGTCAAATGTAACCATTGAAATGAATAACCCAACTTGTGGGGATGTCATCCATTTGGAAGTTGAAGTAAATAATGGCATTATTTCAGATATTGCCTTTGATGGTAGCGGCTGTTCTATTAGTACTGCCAGCGCATCTATGATGACAGATGCAGTTATTGGCAAACCATTAACAGAAGTCGGTAATATGGAAAAAATGTTTTCTGACTTAGTGCAAGGAAAAGACGTGCCCGATGCGGAAAAATTGGGAGATGCCGCAATGTTAAGCGGTGTAGCAAAGTTCCCGACGCGTATTAAATGTGCGACTTTAGCTTGGAAAGCATTGGAAAAAGCAGTTGTTGAAACAAGTAGTGGAATTGCTGAAACAAGTTCTATTCATCCCCACGAAGAAGATTTTCTAGGGGACAATAAATAA
- the cobA gene encoding uroporphyrinogen-III C-methyltransferase translates to MGKVTLVGAGPGDPALITYQGLRAIKNADIIFYDRLLNPILLYLAPAKAKLVYVGKAPDHHAYTQNEIQEKLIAAAQNYENVVRLKGGDPGIFGRVAEEIQPLIKAGITHAVYPGVTSASGVSVYAGFAVTQRHLSEKLLIATPTAQLQEFTQEPLAQLAKGGTVVLYMGMEKLSAVIEIMLNQGASETLPVAVVEWGTWGRQKKVVATIQTIVAAVEKADLHNPALIFIGPVAAKAAIKSWFEDLPRFGQRTILVSEKKLSFDELLTYTDEGVDLYPVFVGEAFDERFMTLHNRLLPALLKEEYEIIYQGKNAAVLFQNFLIEIGERKNGY, encoded by the coding sequence ATGGGAAAAGTTACTTTAGTAGGTGCTGGACCAGGAGATCCTGCTTTAATAACCTATCAGGGCTTACGAGCAATAAAAAATGCTGATATTATTTTTTATGATCGTTTACTAAATCCAATTTTATTATATTTAGCTCCAGCCAAAGCCAAACTTGTTTACGTAGGAAAAGCACCCGACCATCATGCTTATACCCAAAATGAAATTCAAGAAAAGTTAATTGCTGCAGCGCAAAACTATGAAAATGTTGTCCGGCTAAAAGGTGGCGATCCCGGTATTTTTGGTCGTGTTGCCGAAGAAATACAGCCTCTAATAAAAGCGGGGATAACGCATGCTGTATATCCAGGTGTAACTAGTGCTTCAGGTGTGTCAGTCTATGCGGGTTTTGCTGTTACCCAGCGCCACCTTAGTGAAAAATTATTGATTGCTACTCCCACCGCACAGCTGCAGGAATTTACGCAAGAACCTCTAGCCCAGCTTGCCAAAGGTGGCACAGTTGTTTTGTATATGGGGATGGAAAAGCTGTCTGCGGTTATAGAAATTATGCTAAACCAAGGTGCCAGTGAAACATTACCCGTAGCAGTCGTGGAGTGGGGAACATGGGGAAGGCAAAAAAAGGTAGTCGCAACAATCCAAACTATTGTCGCAGCAGTCGAAAAAGCTGATTTGCATAACCCAGCATTAATTTTCATAGGACCAGTTGCAGCAAAAGCTGCAATAAAGTCATGGTTTGAAGATTTGCCTCGCTTTGGTCAACGAACTATTCTAGTCAGTGAGAAAAAACTTTCTTTTGATGAATTGTTAACATACACAGACGAAGGTGTAGATTTATATCCGGTTTTTGTGGGAGAGGCATTTGATGAACGTTTTATGACTTTACACAACCGTTTGTTGCCCGCGCTCTTAAAAGAAGAATATGAAATCATCTATCAAGGAAAAAATGCAGCGGTATTATTTCAAAATTTCCTAATAGAAATAGGAGAAAGAAAAAATGGATATTAA
- the sufC gene encoding Fe-S cluster assembly ATPase SufC, with the protein MATLEIKDLHVAIEDKEILKGVNLTLKTGEIHAIMGPNGTGKSTLSAAIMGNPNYEVTQGEILLDGENLLEMEVDERARAGLFLAMQYPSEIPGITNAEFMRAAINAKRDEDDKISVMEFLKKLDKKMELLNMPEEMAERYLNEGFSGGEKKRNEILQLLMLEPTFAILDEIDSGLDIDALKVVAKGVNEMCGNDFGALIITHYQRLLNYITPDVVHIMMDGRVVLTGNADLAKRLEAEGYAGISKELGIDYKEEV; encoded by the coding sequence ATGGCAACGTTAGAAATTAAAGATTTACATGTAGCAATCGAAGATAAAGAGATTCTAAAAGGTGTTAATTTGACGCTGAAAACTGGTGAAATTCACGCCATTATGGGGCCAAACGGGACGGGTAAATCTACTTTATCTGCTGCAATTATGGGCAATCCTAATTATGAAGTAACTCAAGGTGAAATTTTACTTGATGGTGAGAATTTATTGGAAATGGAAGTAGATGAACGGGCACGGGCCGGTCTATTTTTAGCCATGCAATATCCGAGTGAAATTCCTGGTATTACTAATGCAGAATTCATGCGCGCAGCAATTAATGCAAAACGAGATGAAGATGATAAAATTTCAGTTATGGAATTTTTGAAAAAATTAGATAAAAAAATGGAATTATTAAATATGCCAGAAGAAATGGCAGAACGTTACTTAAACGAAGGATTTTCTGGTGGGGAGAAGAAGCGAAACGAAATTTTACAATTGCTAATGCTAGAACCCACTTTTGCTATTTTAGATGAAATTGATTCAGGTCTTGATATCGATGCGTTAAAAGTAGTAGCCAAAGGGGTTAATGAAATGTGCGGCAATGATTTTGGAGCTTTAATTATTACCCACTATCAACGCTTGTTAAACTACATTACCCCTGATGTCGTTCATATTATGATGGACGGACGCGTTGTTTTAACAGGAAATGCTGATCTTGCTAAGCGCCTAGAAGCAGAAGGCTATGCTGGTATTAGTAAAGAATTAGGTATTGATTACAAGGAAGAAGTTTAA
- a CDS encoding cysteine desulfurase, with the protein MIDAQKLRQDFPILHQLVNDEPLIYLDNAATTQKPEAVLAKLAAYYHQDNANVHRGVHTLAERATQSYEGAREKVRAFINAKETAEILFTRGTTTSLNWIARSFGDKFVKAGDEIVISYMEHHSNIIPWQQLAQQKNAKLVYIDITPEGYLDLADAKRKIGPKTKIVAIAHVSNVLGGINPVEELITLAHENDAVMVIDGAQAAPHMKVDVQQLNVDFYAFSGHKMCGPTGIGVLYGKRKWLDQMEPVEFGGEMIDFVNLYDSTWKELPWKFEAGTPNIAGGIGLGAAVDYLSAIGMDEIHDYEQSLVDYVMPKLKAIEGVTVYGPQDPKDHTGVIAFNIDGLHPHDVATALDMEGVAVRAGHHCAQPLLKYMNVPATARASFYFYNTKKDADRLIDAIHKTKEFFQHGTI; encoded by the coding sequence ATGATTGATGCACAAAAATTACGCCAAGATTTTCCTATCTTGCATCAATTAGTCAATGATGAACCTCTTATTTATTTAGATAATGCAGCAACAACGCAAAAGCCAGAAGCCGTCTTAGCTAAATTAGCGGCATATTATCACCAAGATAATGCTAATGTTCATCGTGGTGTCCATACACTAGCAGAACGAGCGACACAATCTTATGAAGGTGCCAGAGAAAAGGTCCGTGCTTTTATTAACGCGAAAGAGACAGCCGAAATTTTATTTACGCGGGGGACAACTACTAGTTTAAACTGGATTGCTAGAAGTTTCGGCGATAAATTTGTCAAAGCAGGCGATGAAATTGTCATCTCTTATATGGAACACCATTCCAATATCATTCCTTGGCAACAATTGGCACAACAAAAGAATGCCAAATTAGTTTATATCGATATCACGCCAGAAGGTTATCTTGATTTAGCTGATGCTAAGCGTAAAATTGGACCAAAAACTAAAATTGTCGCAATTGCTCATGTTTCAAATGTTTTAGGCGGGATTAATCCAGTTGAAGAATTAATTACTTTGGCGCATGAAAATGATGCTGTTATGGTGATAGATGGCGCACAAGCTGCACCTCATATGAAAGTTGATGTTCAACAATTGAATGTTGATTTTTATGCCTTTAGTGGTCACAAGATGTGTGGTCCCACCGGTATTGGGGTCTTATACGGAAAACGCAAATGGTTAGATCAAATGGAACCGGTGGAATTTGGCGGTGAAATGATTGATTTTGTTAATTTATATGACAGTACATGGAAAGAATTACCTTGGAAGTTTGAAGCAGGTACCCCTAACATTGCAGGAGGTATCGGTTTAGGAGCAGCTGTCGATTATTTATCTGCCATCGGAATGGATGAAATTCACGACTATGAACAAAGTTTAGTTGATTATGTGATGCCAAAATTAAAAGCGATTGAAGGTGTGACGGTGTATGGTCCGCAAGATCCAAAAGATCACACTGGTGTCATTGCATTTAATATTGATGGACTGCATCCTCATGATGTAGCAACGGCTTTAGATATGGAAGGTGTGGCGGTTAGAGCAGGTCATCACTGCGCACAGCCTTTATTAAAGTATATGAACGTACCTGCCACAGCTCGAGCAAGTTTTTATTTTTATAATACAAAAAAAGATGCGGATCGCTTAATTGATGCGATTCATAAAACAAAGGAGTTTTTCCAGCATGGCACTATCTAG
- a CDS encoding MetQ/NlpA family ABC transporter substrate-binding protein, with protein sequence MKKIFGLVTVLLASVTLAACGNSGSKEDSASSSAAKETKLIVGATTSPHAEILNEAKPLLKKEGVDLEVKSFTDYTLLNKLLAEKEIDANYFQHKPYFNDQVKENDYDFVDAGAVHIEPMGIYSKDIKSVADIKDGTTIITSNSNTDWGRILTILENADLIKLKEGVEKTTATFDDIAENKKDLKFKHDIDPGLLVPTYENEKDALVAINANFALTAGLNPEKDALMHDDDNSPYANIIAVRKGDETKPAIKKLLEVLHSDEVKKFVDDKWKGSVKIVDVN encoded by the coding sequence ATGAAAAAAATATTCGGGTTAGTAACAGTATTACTTGCAAGCGTCACATTAGCTGCTTGTGGCAATAGTGGATCAAAAGAAGATAGTGCTTCTTCATCTGCTGCTAAGGAAACTAAGTTGATTGTAGGGGCTACAACAAGTCCACATGCAGAAATTTTAAATGAAGCCAAACCTTTATTGAAAAAAGAAGGTGTCGATTTAGAAGTGAAGTCTTTTACCGACTATACGCTATTAAATAAACTATTGGCAGAAAAAGAAATTGACGCGAACTACTTCCAACACAAACCTTATTTTAACGATCAAGTTAAAGAAAATGATTATGACTTTGTGGATGCTGGTGCTGTTCATATTGAACCAATGGGAATTTACTCAAAAGATATTAAGAGTGTTGCTGATATTAAAGATGGAACAACTATCATCACTTCCAACTCTAATACTGACTGGGGCCGTATCTTAACCATTCTTGAAAATGCAGATCTGATCAAATTAAAAGAAGGTGTTGAAAAGACAACAGCTACTTTTGATGATATTGCTGAAAATAAAAAAGATTTAAAATTTAAACATGATATCGACCCAGGTTTATTAGTTCCAACATATGAAAATGAAAAAGATGCACTAGTAGCAATCAATGCCAACTTTGCCTTAACTGCTGGTTTAAATCCAGAAAAAGATGCTCTAATGCATGATGATGATAATTCACCATATGCTAACATTATTGCAGTACGCAAAGGAGATGAAACGAAACCAGCAATTAAGAAATTGTTGGAAGTTTTACACAGCGATGAAGTGAAGAAATTTGTTGACGATAAATGGAAAGGCTCCGTTAAAATCGTTGATGTAAATTAA
- a CDS encoding methionine ABC transporter ATP-binding protein: MALIQLTDVKKSFNVKKQTIHAVDGVSLTVDKGDIYGIVGYSGAGKSTLVRLLNGLELATSGSVVVDGEDIGKLKNKELRDFRKNVGMIFQHFNLLWSRTVLENIELPMELAGISKELRQQKAQELLALVNLEGRGDAYPAQLSGGQKQRVGIARALANNPKILLCDEATSALDPQTTDEVLDLLLDINQKLNLTIVLITHEMNVIRKICNKVAVMELGKIVEEGQVSEVFRNPQQAVTKRFVQQDLQPSEKPEEVLREFIAENPNGVLATLIFKDDNANEPVISQAIRQFDVDINVVYGNIRQSKDNSFGSLTVLITGDEKAINKTMAFFSAQQVGVEVLHRG; the protein is encoded by the coding sequence TGTTAAAAAGAGTTTTAATGTCAAAAAGCAGACAATTCATGCAGTCGATGGTGTTTCTTTAACGGTTGATAAAGGAGACATCTATGGTATCGTCGGTTATTCTGGTGCAGGTAAATCGACATTGGTCCGCCTTTTAAACGGATTGGAACTAGCAACAAGCGGTAGTGTTGTCGTTGACGGAGAAGATATTGGCAAATTGAAGAACAAAGAATTACGTGATTTTCGTAAAAATGTTGGGATGATTTTTCAACATTTCAATCTATTATGGTCTCGAACAGTTCTAGAAAATATTGAACTACCCATGGAATTAGCGGGTATATCAAAAGAATTGCGGCAGCAAAAAGCCCAAGAGCTACTTGCCTTAGTCAATTTAGAAGGCAGAGGAGATGCGTACCCAGCGCAATTATCTGGTGGTCAAAAACAGCGGGTAGGAATTGCCCGTGCCCTAGCCAACAATCCAAAAATTTTACTTTGTGATGAAGCAACCAGTGCGCTAGACCCCCAAACAACCGATGAAGTGTTGGATTTATTGTTAGACATCAATCAAAAACTAAATTTAACCATTGTCTTGATTACTCATGAAATGAACGTTATTCGCAAAATTTGTAATAAAGTAGCCGTAATGGAGTTAGGTAAGATTGTAGAAGAAGGACAAGTTTCTGAGGTATTTCGTAATCCACAACAAGCGGTCACTAAACGTTTTGTGCAACAAGACTTGCAACCAAGTGAAAAACCAGAAGAAGTCTTACGGGAGTTTATCGCTGAAAACCCTAATGGTGTGTTGGCAACGTTAATTTTTAAAGATGATAATGCTAACGAACCAGTAATTTCACAAGCCATCCGTCAATTTGATGTGGACATTAATGTTGTCTATGGGAATATTCGCCAATCAAAAGACAACTCCTTTGGTTCTTTGACGGTATTGATTACCGGAGATGAAAAAGCGATTAATAAAACAATGGCATTCTTTTCCGCACAACAAGTAGGAGTGGAGGTGTTGCATCGTGGATAA
- a CDS encoding tyrosine-type recombinase/integrase — MAKFNQYRDKNNKRKWSFNGFIATDPISGKKIVTDRNGFNTKGEAQTAFDKLKREILNGLKKQQSITFEDLYWEWLDHHRNSGVKPSTVATNRRFLEPHALPKLGKLKLDKITVAYCQKLVNEWYDKYKQYHYIRRAVGQVMAYGVAMEYMDSNPMRKTLLPRKKEEEKAPNFYNKQELMAFMDYVKKLDNYKYYAFFWLLAITGMRKSEALALYVSDINIFNKTLTIGKTISTDENRQNILQTPKTKSSYRTISLDDTTIQILQKWIAIQKQDLLKLGYNMNSRKQFLFVNVENKVMYPQIANDWLTWIYDKAEKEGIIFKRITPHGFRHTACSLMFESGASINEVQQRLGHKDIKTTMNIYNHVTPQQAENTSQKLADYLAR, encoded by the coding sequence ATGGCTAAATTTAATCAATACAGAGACAAGAACAATAAACGAAAATGGAGTTTCAACGGATTTATCGCAACCGATCCAATCTCAGGTAAAAAGATAGTAACTGACCGAAACGGGTTCAATACAAAAGGTGAAGCACAGACTGCCTTCGATAAGTTAAAACGTGAGATTTTAAACGGATTAAAAAAACAGCAATCCATCACATTTGAGGATTTATACTGGGAATGGCTAGACCACCACAGAAACAGTGGTGTAAAACCTTCCACGGTAGCGACTAACCGCCGTTTTCTTGAACCTCACGCATTACCTAAACTGGGTAAACTGAAACTAGATAAGATTACTGTGGCCTATTGTCAGAAGCTGGTAAATGAATGGTACGACAAATACAAGCAGTATCATTACATCCGTCGGGCTGTTGGGCAAGTGATGGCTTACGGTGTTGCTATGGAGTACATGGATAGTAACCCTATGAGGAAAACGCTGTTGCCTCGAAAAAAGGAAGAAGAAAAAGCCCCCAACTTCTACAACAAGCAAGAGTTGATGGCTTTCATGGATTATGTAAAAAAACTTGATAACTATAAGTATTATGCTTTCTTCTGGCTCTTGGCTATTACAGGTATGCGAAAAAGCGAAGCCCTGGCATTGTACGTCTCGGATATAAACATCTTCAATAAAACATTGACTATCGGGAAAACAATCTCTACGGATGAAAATCGTCAAAATATTTTGCAGACACCTAAAACGAAAAGCTCATACCGTACTATTAGCTTAGACGATACCACGATACAAATCTTACAAAAATGGATTGCAATACAAAAACAAGATTTGCTAAAGCTTGGCTACAATATGAATAGTCGAAAACAGTTTCTGTTTGTTAACGTTGAAAATAAAGTAATGTACCCACAGATTGCCAATGATTGGCTAACCTGGATCTATGACAAAGCGGAAAAGGAAGGAATAATCTTCAAACGGATTACTCCTCACGGCTTCCGGCATACTGCTTGCTCTTTAATGTTTGAGAGTGGGGCAAGCATCAATGAAGTTCAACAACGGCTCGGTCACAAAGATATAAAAACTACAATGAATATTTACAATCACGTTACTCCGCAGCAAGCTGAAAACACCAGTCAAAAATTAGCAGATTATCTCGCTCGCTAA
- the sufD gene encoding Fe-S cluster assembly protein SufD, producing MTELKKLLADVTTFSAYKEEPAWMLEMRLAALEQVDELALPQIERVRFHRWPLLNITRDHLSIEPKETGVPAFDTMQDNPMLVQADDTTVFEQLPQNLVEQGVIFTDIFTAIQEYPELVQEYYMTKAVTPFEDKLTAAHTAFMNSGLFLYVPKNVVIKEPIEAILNQSGTEHFFKHILIVADEHSEFTYLERFNSEKEVAQKQAANIIVEVIAKAGAKVKYSAIDRLGVDLTTYLNRRGYVMRDAMVDWAIGVMNDGDVVADFDTDLVGDGAHSEIKVVAISAGKQIQGIDTRVTNKAAHSIGHILQHGVIREKGTLTFNGIGHILKGAKGADAQQESRVLMLSDKARGDANPILLIDENEVTAGHAASVGRVDPEEMYYLMSRGLPKTEAERLVIRGFLGSVITAIPVKEAQKEFIEVIEGKLNR from the coding sequence ATGACAGAATTGAAAAAGCTATTGGCTGATGTGACCACCTTTTCTGCTTATAAAGAAGAACCAGCTTGGATGTTGGAAATGCGGTTGGCAGCTTTAGAGCAGGTGGACGAATTAGCGTTACCGCAAATTGAGCGGGTTCGTTTTCACCGCTGGCCATTACTAAACATAACCCGTGATCATTTGTCGATTGAACCAAAAGAAACAGGGGTACCAGCATTTGATACTATGCAAGATAATCCAATGTTAGTGCAAGCAGATGACACGACTGTCTTTGAACAACTACCACAAAATCTAGTGGAACAAGGGGTAATCTTCACGGATATTTTTACAGCCATACAAGAATATCCCGAATTAGTCCAAGAATATTATATGACAAAGGCAGTAACGCCTTTTGAAGATAAGTTAACTGCTGCGCATACAGCTTTCATGAATAGTGGTTTATTTTTATATGTTCCCAAAAACGTCGTAATCAAAGAACCAATTGAAGCAATTTTAAATCAATCCGGTACAGAACATTTCTTTAAGCACATTTTAATTGTGGCAGACGAACATAGTGAGTTTACTTACTTAGAACGTTTTAATTCTGAAAAAGAAGTGGCCCAAAAACAAGCTGCTAATATTATTGTGGAAGTTATTGCTAAAGCGGGCGCAAAAGTAAAATACTCTGCAATTGATCGCTTAGGTGTGGACTTGACGACTTATTTAAATCGTCGCGGTTATGTAATGCGGGATGCAATGGTAGATTGGGCTATTGGGGTTATGAACGACGGGGATGTAGTAGCTGACTTTGATACAGATTTAGTGGGTGATGGTGCTCACTCTGAGATTAAAGTTGTTGCGATTTCGGCTGGAAAACAAATTCAAGGAATTGATACCCGGGTTACCAATAAGGCTGCCCATTCTATCGGTCATATTTTACAACATGGTGTGATCCGCGAAAAAGGTACATTAACTTTTAATGGTATTGGTCATATTTTAAAAGGGGCAAAAGGGGCAGATGCGCAACAGGAAAGTCGTGTGTTAATGCTTTCTGATAAAGCTCGCGGAGATGCCAATCCAATTCTTTTAATTGATGAAAATGAAGTTACTGCCGGGCATGCTGCAAGTGTTGGTCGTGTGGATCCTGAAGAAATGTATTACCTAATGAGTCGTGGCCTGCCAAAAACTGAAGCAGAACGCCTGGTTATTCGAGGTTTCTTGGGTTCTGTTATTACTGCAATTCCTGTTAAAGAAGCGCAAAAAGAATTTATTGAAGTCATTGAAGGGAAGTTGAATCGATGA
- a CDS encoding methionine ABC transporter permease, with amino-acid sequence MDKSFVETYLNFEKVDWAKMQTSTVDTLYMTIVSMIVVFVLGILLGLLLYSLGRKKSASYQILYNVVSIISNIFRSTPFMILMVLIIPFTKTLVGSMIGASAALPALILSAVPFYARLVEIAFREVSPGVIEAANAMGANYWQIIYKILVPESMPALVSGFTVTSVSMIGFTAMAGAIGAGGLGSLAWSEGFQLGNQTVTLVATVIMLLIVFVVQGLGDYFTQKLDKR; translated from the coding sequence GTGGATAAGAGTTTTGTAGAAACGTATTTGAATTTTGAAAAAGTCGACTGGGCAAAGATGCAAACATCCACCGTTGATACCCTTTACATGACAATTGTTTCAATGATTGTAGTTTTTGTTTTAGGAATTTTGTTAGGTTTATTGCTATATAGTTTAGGACGAAAAAAAAGCGCCAGTTACCAAATTTTATATAATGTCGTCTCAATTATTAGTAATATCTTTCGTTCTACGCCTTTTATGATTTTAATGGTATTAATTATTCCTTTTACCAAGACATTGGTAGGAAGCATGATTGGTGCCAGTGCTGCATTACCTGCTTTGATTTTATCAGCGGTTCCCTTTTATGCACGTTTAGTAGAAATTGCTTTTCGTGAAGTCTCGCCAGGCGTTATTGAAGCCGCCAATGCGATGGGTGCTAACTATTGGCAGATTATTTATAAGATTTTAGTTCCAGAGAGTATGCCAGCTTTGGTTTCTGGCTTTACGGTGACATCTGTTTCTATGATTGGATTTACTGCCATGGCTGGTGCAATTGGTGCTGGTGGGCTGGGGTCTCTTGCCTGGTCAGAAGGTTTCCAGTTAGGTAATCAAACTGTTACTTTAGTTGCAACAGTCATTATGTTGCTCATCGTTTTTGTTGTTCAAGGTTTAGGAGATTACTTCACACAAAAATTAGATAAACGCTAA